From one Nonomuraea polychroma genomic stretch:
- a CDS encoding flotillin family protein, translating to MDVISTGFGVFLAVILIIVIGLLVLIARLFRKVEQGKALIVSKVNKVDVTFTGAVVLPVVHKAEIMDISVKTIEIERTGREGLICRDNIRADIKITFFVRVNKTAEDVIKVAQAIGTARASDEATLQALFNAKFSEALKTAGKHLDFVDLYTKRDEFRDEIVRLIGTDLNGYSLEDAAIDYLEQTALLQLDKNNILDAQGIRKITELTAIEHVRTNEFQRHEEKEITRQNVDAREAILELQRRQADAEMKQRREIETVKAREEAEIARVAAEERLRAQAAHIKTDEQLGVQHENKDREIAVAMKNRERVIAIESERIEKDRVLEVIARERETELSRIAKDKEVETEKRTIAEVIRERIVVDKTVAEQEEAIKRLRVVEEAERTRQQVIIAAEAEAQENLVKDIKAAEAAEAASKFKAREELVLAEARQQAAELETRAKIRLAEGVQAESAAAGLAQVQVKERDAEAIEKVGRAEAVALKEKLTAEAEGAKAMAVVEGERLKAKAEGEQAMALAGAAAVGEKLKAEAEGLTEKAAALAALDDASRGHEEYRLRLEADKEIRLKHIDVSRQVAESQASVLAAGLAKANIDIVGGDTMFFDRVVGSITAGKVVDGFVDHSQVAGALVGPYVNGQASLAADLANVISGVRTEDIKNLTVSALLMRLIQDGGPQSSALGELLETARRLGVADSPVAALAGTK from the coding sequence ATGGACGTCATCTCAACCGGCTTCGGTGTTTTCCTCGCCGTCATCCTGATCATTGTGATCGGCCTCCTCGTCCTCATCGCCCGGCTTTTCCGCAAGGTCGAGCAGGGCAAGGCGCTGATCGTGTCGAAGGTCAACAAGGTCGACGTGACGTTCACCGGCGCCGTGGTGCTGCCCGTCGTCCACAAGGCCGAGATCATGGACATCTCGGTGAAGACGATCGAGATCGAGCGCACCGGCCGCGAGGGCCTGATCTGCCGGGACAACATCAGGGCCGACATCAAGATCACGTTCTTCGTCCGCGTGAACAAGACCGCCGAGGACGTCATCAAGGTCGCCCAGGCCATCGGCACCGCCAGGGCCAGCGACGAGGCCACGCTGCAGGCGCTGTTCAACGCCAAGTTCTCCGAGGCGCTCAAGACCGCGGGCAAGCACCTCGACTTCGTCGACCTCTACACCAAGCGTGACGAGTTCCGCGACGAGATCGTCCGGCTCATCGGCACCGACCTCAACGGCTACAGCCTGGAAGACGCCGCCATCGACTACCTGGAGCAGACGGCGCTGCTCCAGCTCGACAAGAACAACATCCTCGACGCACAGGGCATCCGCAAGATCACCGAGCTGACGGCCATCGAGCACGTCCGCACGAACGAGTTCCAGCGCCACGAGGAAAAAGAGATCACCCGCCAGAACGTGGACGCCCGCGAGGCCATCCTCGAGCTGCAGCGCCGCCAGGCCGACGCCGAGATGAAGCAGAGGCGCGAGATCGAGACGGTCAAGGCCCGCGAGGAGGCGGAGATCGCCCGCGTGGCGGCCGAGGAGCGGCTGCGTGCCCAGGCCGCGCACATCAAGACCGACGAGCAGCTCGGCGTGCAGCACGAGAACAAGGACCGCGAGATCGCGGTCGCCATGAAGAACCGCGAGCGCGTGATCGCCATCGAGAGCGAGCGCATCGAGAAGGACCGCGTCCTGGAGGTCATCGCCCGCGAGCGGGAGACCGAGCTGTCGCGCATCGCCAAGGACAAGGAAGTCGAGACCGAGAAGCGCACGATCGCCGAGGTCATCCGCGAGCGCATCGTGGTCGACAAGACCGTGGCCGAGCAGGAGGAGGCCATCAAGCGGCTGCGCGTCGTCGAGGAGGCCGAGCGCACCCGTCAGCAGGTCATCATCGCCGCCGAGGCGGAGGCCCAGGAGAACCTGGTCAAGGACATCAAGGCGGCCGAGGCCGCCGAGGCCGCGTCGAAGTTCAAGGCACGCGAGGAGCTCGTGCTCGCCGAGGCCAGGCAGCAGGCCGCGGAGCTGGAGACCCGGGCCAAGATCCGGCTGGCCGAAGGCGTCCAGGCCGAGTCCGCCGCGGCCGGCCTGGCGCAGGTCCAGGTCAAGGAGCGCGACGCCGAGGCCATCGAGAAGGTCGGCCGCGCCGAGGCCGTGGCGCTGAAGGAGAAGCTCACCGCCGAGGCCGAGGGCGCCAAGGCCATGGCGGTCGTGGAGGGCGAGCGGCTCAAGGCGAAGGCCGAAGGCGAGCAGGCGATGGCGCTGGCCGGCGCGGCCGCGGTGGGCGAGAAGCTGAAGGCCGAGGCCGAGGGTCTCACCGAGAAGGCGGCCGCGCTGGCCGCGCTGGACGACGCCAGCAGAGGGCACGAGGAGTACCGCCTGCGCCTGGAGGCCGACAAGGAGATCCGGCTCAAGCACATCGACGTGTCGCGGCAGGTGGCCGAGTCGCAGGCGAGCGTGCTGGCCGCCGGGCTGGCCAAGGCCAACATCGACATCGTCGGCGGCGACACGATGTTCTTCGACAGGGTGGTCGGCTCGATCACCGCGGGCAAGGTGGTCGACGGGTTCGTGGACCACTCTCAGGTCGCCGGGGCGCTCGTCGGCCCGTACGTCAACGGGCAGGCCAGCCTGGCGGCCGACCTCGCGAACGTCATCAGCGGCGTCCGTACCGAGGACATCAAGAACCTGACCGTGTCCGCCCTGCTCATGAGGCTCATCCAGGACGGCGGACCGCAGTCGTCGGCGCTCGGCGAGCTGCTTGAGACGGCCCGCCGCCTCGGCGTGGCCGACTCGCCGGTCGCCGCGCTGGCCGGGACGAAATGA
- a CDS encoding 4-hydroxy-tetrahydrodipicolinate synthase family protein encodes MLRGIHVPLVTPFTSDGDVAVDTIEKLAHQMLDEGAAGLVALGTTGEVAALEPEERARVIEVCVRVCGQRQALLTVGVTGNDLRSTARALRSLPEGVGAALVTVPYFLRPGERGVVAYFEALAEETPVPLVIYHIPYRTGQAVGAATLRRLGAHPMVAGVKYAAGGIDQDAIDLLADLPDGFEVVGGDDAFVSPLLALGASGGILASAHLRTREFVELADAWQAGDTPRARALGHRLARLSAALFAEPNPTVIKGVLHAQGLIPTPDVRLPLVPAGAEAVSQARLVAVHPGQ; translated from the coding sequence ATGTTGAGAGGAATCCACGTGCCGCTGGTCACCCCGTTCACCTCGGACGGGGACGTGGCGGTCGACACGATCGAGAAGCTCGCTCACCAGATGCTCGACGAGGGCGCGGCCGGGCTGGTCGCGCTGGGCACCACCGGCGAGGTGGCGGCGCTCGAACCCGAGGAGCGGGCCCGGGTGATCGAGGTGTGCGTACGGGTCTGCGGGCAGCGGCAGGCGCTGCTGACGGTCGGGGTGACGGGGAACGACCTGCGTTCGACGGCGCGGGCGTTGCGGAGCCTGCCTGAAGGCGTCGGTGCCGCCCTGGTGACCGTCCCGTATTTCCTGCGGCCCGGCGAACGCGGCGTCGTCGCGTACTTCGAGGCGCTGGCCGAGGAGACGCCGGTGCCGCTGGTGATCTACCACATCCCCTACCGGACGGGGCAGGCCGTGGGCGCCGCGACGCTGCGCCGGCTGGGGGCCCATCCGATGGTCGCCGGTGTGAAGTACGCGGCAGGCGGGATCGATCAGGATGCGATCGATCTGCTGGCGGACCTGCCCGACGGGTTCGAGGTGGTCGGCGGCGACGACGCGTTCGTCTCGCCGCTGCTCGCGCTGGGCGCCTCGGGTGGGATCCTGGCCTCGGCGCACCTGCGTACCAGGGAGTTCGTCGAGCTGGCGGACGCCTGGCAGGCGGGGGACACGCCCCGGGCGCGGGCGCTCGGGCACCGGCTGGCCCGGCTCTCGGCGGCGCTCTTCGCCGAGCCCAACCCGACCGTGATCAAGGGCGTGCTGCACGCCCAAGGCCTGATCCCGACGCCGGACGTGCGGTTGCCACTGGTGCCCGCCGGGGCGGAGGCGGTGTCACAGGCTCGCCTGGTAGCGGTACATCCAGGACAGTGA
- a CDS encoding LysR family transcriptional regulator — protein sequence MLDPRKLVLLRELARRGTIAAVAEAVTFTPSAVSQQLSALEREAGVPLLERTGRTVTLTPAGRLLVEHAQAVLEQLERASAALAAVRGGPTGPLRIGAFPTAARVLLPGALATLTAAHPGLEPMVAEIDPADVSAALRAGELDVALVHEYDFVPPVTDDAIETEPLFSEPMYLTDRPSIADARDDPWIVNKPGTLCHTMAIRACQAAGFEPRVRHHIDDFDTILAFAAAGQGVALVPRLAATSPPPGVTLTRLPLSRRTLAAFRRGYGEHPAIRAAVAALRPSAL from the coding sequence ATGCTGGATCCACGCAAGCTCGTCTTGCTCCGCGAACTGGCCAGGCGCGGCACGATCGCCGCGGTGGCGGAGGCGGTCACGTTCACGCCGTCGGCCGTCTCCCAGCAGCTCAGCGCGCTGGAGCGGGAGGCCGGCGTGCCCTTGCTGGAGCGCACCGGCCGCACCGTGACACTCACCCCGGCGGGCCGGCTCCTCGTCGAGCACGCGCAGGCGGTGCTCGAACAACTGGAGCGTGCCTCCGCCGCGCTCGCCGCCGTGCGCGGCGGGCCGACGGGACCTCTGCGGATCGGCGCGTTCCCGACTGCGGCTCGCGTGCTCCTGCCCGGCGCCCTCGCCACCCTGACGGCGGCACACCCGGGGTTGGAGCCGATGGTCGCCGAGATCGACCCCGCCGACGTCTCGGCCGCGTTGCGGGCCGGCGAGCTGGACGTGGCGCTCGTGCACGAGTACGACTTCGTCCCGCCGGTCACCGACGACGCCATCGAGACCGAGCCGCTGTTCAGCGAGCCGATGTACCTGACCGACCGGCCCTCGATCGCCGACGCCCGCGACGACCCGTGGATCGTGAACAAGCCGGGCACCCTCTGCCACACCATGGCCATCAGGGCGTGCCAGGCGGCGGGCTTCGAACCACGCGTCCGCCATCACATCGACGACTTCGACACCATCCTCGCCTTCGCGGCGGCGGGTCAGGGAGTGGCGCTCGTGCCACGCCTGGCCGCGACCTCGCCGCCGCCCGGGGTCACGCTCACCCGCCTGCCGCTGAGCCGCCGCACGCTGGCGGCCTTCAGAAGGGGGTACGGCGAGCACCCGGCGATCAGAGCGGCGGTGGCCGCCCTTCGCCCATCAGCCCTTTGA
- a CDS encoding FAD-dependent oxidoreductase, translated as MKALVIGCGIAGPVTAMALREVGIEAEIFEAYGQGAENVGSFLNIASNGLAALRVLGAHRQVLDTAIPTPRMVMWSGSGKRLGEVANGLRLDDGTVSHTVQRSDLYRTIRDEAVERGIHVHHGKRLTAFEDHGSEVTARFEDGSEATGDLLIACDGVHSRTRAILDPQAPAPRYSGLYSFGGIVKGGTLAGEPGEYHMVFGKHAFFGYSVAESGETWWFANLPRRLGDVPESWRPELVKAFEDDANASAELIGRSEVGMGLPIHDLPPVPVWHRGRVLLLGDAAHATSPSAGQGASLAIEDAIVLARCLRDSRDHREAFERYEAERRPRVERVVAYSRTISNSKAAGPVARVFRDLMLPIFLKKSASQESLSWMYRYQASL; from the coding sequence ATGAAGGCTCTTGTCATAGGTTGCGGCATTGCAGGACCGGTCACCGCCATGGCCCTGCGCGAGGTGGGCATCGAGGCCGAGATCTTCGAGGCGTACGGGCAGGGCGCGGAGAACGTGGGCTCCTTTCTCAACATCGCCTCGAACGGCCTGGCCGCCCTGCGCGTGCTGGGCGCGCACCGCCAGGTGCTGGACACGGCCATACCCACCCCGCGGATGGTCATGTGGAGCGGCTCGGGCAAGCGCCTCGGCGAGGTGGCCAACGGCCTGCGGCTCGACGACGGCACGGTCAGCCACACCGTCCAGCGCTCCGACCTCTACCGCACCATCCGCGACGAGGCCGTCGAGCGCGGGATCCACGTGCACCACGGCAAGCGCCTGACCGCCTTCGAAGACCACGGCAGCGAGGTCACAGCGAGATTCGAGGACGGCTCGGAGGCCACCGGCGACCTGCTGATCGCCTGCGACGGCGTGCACTCACGCACCCGCGCGATCCTCGACCCGCAAGCCCCCGCGCCCCGCTACAGCGGCCTGTACAGCTTCGGCGGCATCGTCAAGGGCGGCACCCTCGCCGGCGAGCCCGGCGAGTACCACATGGTGTTCGGCAAGCACGCGTTCTTCGGCTACTCCGTGGCCGAGTCCGGCGAGACCTGGTGGTTCGCGAACCTGCCCAGGCGGCTCGGCGACGTTCCAGAGAGCTGGCGGCCGGAGCTGGTCAAGGCGTTCGAGGACGACGCCAACGCCTCCGCCGAGCTCATCGGGCGCAGCGAGGTCGGGATGGGCCTGCCGATCCACGACCTGCCGCCGGTGCCCGTGTGGCACCGCGGCCGGGTCCTGCTCCTCGGCGACGCCGCGCACGCCACCTCGCCCAGCGCGGGCCAGGGCGCCTCTCTGGCCATCGAGGACGCGATCGTCCTCGCCAGGTGCCTGCGCGACAGCCGGGATCATCGCGAGGCGTTCGAGCGGTACGAGGCCGAGCGGCGGCCCAGGGTGGAGCGGGTCGTGGCGTACTCCAGGACGATCAGCAACAGCAAGGCCGCGGGCCCGGTCGCCCGGGTCTTCCGCGACCTGATGCTGCCGATCTTCCTCAAGAAGAGCGCGAGCCAGGAGTCACTGTCCTGGATGTACCGCTACCAGGCGAGCCTGTGA
- a CDS encoding MarR family winged helix-turn-helix transcriptional regulator, producing the protein MAGRDSSNAAVMYHTAMGERLGLGMTEEKTLDLLQRLGPMTAGEIAQHTGLAPASVSGLIDRLEGKWLVRRIRDTKDRRRVIVEINQERLAGFGELFEPFVAALAELYERYTDEQLEVILDYLTRSTALQREATAGLADGA; encoded by the coding sequence ATGGCGGGGCGGGACAGCAGCAACGCCGCCGTGATGTACCACACCGCCATGGGCGAGCGCCTGGGCCTCGGCATGACCGAGGAGAAGACCCTCGACCTGCTGCAACGCCTCGGCCCGATGACGGCGGGCGAGATCGCGCAGCACACCGGGCTGGCGCCGGCGTCGGTCAGCGGCCTGATCGACCGGCTGGAGGGCAAGTGGCTGGTGCGGCGGATCCGCGACACCAAGGACCGGCGCCGGGTCATCGTCGAGATCAACCAGGAGCGGCTGGCCGGCTTCGGCGAGCTGTTCGAGCCATTCGTGGCCGCGCTCGCCGAGCTCTACGAGCGCTACACGGACGAGCAGCTCGAAGTCATCCTCGACTACCTCACCCGGTCGACCGCCCTGCAGCGCGAGGCCACCGCAGGGCTGGCCGACGGCGCTTAG
- a CDS encoding DUF1449 family protein, whose product MGEFLGTALSFPTVIFSFLLVVVAGYWLVVITGLFELDDDAPWLGLGGVPAGITISLLIALAWLLSLIGSQFVSGGLLIAVPFAAAGGAWLATRGLVVPLRRLFPEGDKHSRGDFVGQMCVIRTGSATHDFGQAEVTAADGSSAVVQVRTTGQDRLSRGDKALIFEYDADGEFFWVMPYESEL is encoded by the coding sequence ATGGGCGAGTTCTTAGGCACCGCACTGAGCTTTCCGACGGTCATTTTCAGTTTTCTGCTCGTGGTGGTCGCCGGTTATTGGCTGGTCGTCATCACCGGCCTCTTCGAGCTGGACGACGACGCGCCCTGGCTGGGCCTTGGGGGAGTCCCGGCCGGGATCACGATCTCGCTGCTGATCGCGCTGGCCTGGCTGCTGAGCCTGATCGGCAGCCAATTCGTGAGCGGCGGCCTGCTGATCGCCGTCCCCTTCGCCGCCGCGGGTGGAGCCTGGCTCGCCACCCGTGGCCTGGTGGTTCCGCTGCGCAGGCTCTTCCCCGAGGGGGACAAGCACTCGCGCGGTGACTTCGTCGGCCAGATGTGCGTCATCCGCACCGGCTCTGCCACGCACGACTTCGGCCAGGCCGAGGTCACCGCCGCCGACGGCTCCTCCGCGGTCGTGCAGGTACGCACGACCGGACAGGACCGCCTCAGCCGCGGCGACAAAGCACTCATCTTCGAATACGACGCAGACGGCGAATTCTTCTGGGTCATGCCCTACGAAAGCGAGCTCTGA
- a CDS encoding DNA repair ATPase, with translation MSVVAEAQLEAGTYEVLRNRLQAQAKSLAAAAETLNGERLKVFGGAELRLLGTERIRTENNCVPRDIVSLGDVMLFGYNVFIGLKPETAVSDVFAVHRFSRDGDAFRFDADKLETLDDPAFKKDFAELYRYYKETRLQQLRRVEGKLLAVFQTGPGDMRVLRWTVGNDGIPKYLDSRGERDHVFPPSHDFEWTVTTRDDHVLGRHPHISIQGEVFVETVGGDLTIKIEDNTETGAGIYAEPVTEALQSLADADVEYARVGPLILMRIRPYKETEWRHLVFNTRTKAVIRLDGIGQACQRLPEDQGLIFPGGYYLTTGVSKTFDTDVTDLEFERVVRSPNGEDVLYVFHARGDGRSLLLPYNVIRKEVANPIVCHGYSLFDDGTMVVFRATSEEPTRVHPMQVWQTPYVSDTYAAAQPAGTGPLERIGNADLVRGISDCLSVARMVEEMAPSAGTFEGLIAACTRAFDSYHWLGEHGLRAPLADVRATAEQVLDEYENVEHLTRQAADTLAKATEETTQLVRQARADSPATADAWVTMLATLRRAQGHLVTLREVRYIDLAALDRLSASVAEEVTATGRRAVTFLSGEDAFTSYHAAVEQLAADAAAIATVAEAAPVAERLAEQTEGLEVVTEVVGSLDIADATVRTSILGRIAEVLGGVNRARALLDGRRRELLGTEGRAAFAAEFALLGQAITGALAVADTPEKCDEQLGRLMLQLENLESRFGEFDDFAAQLSAKRDDVYEAFSARKQTQLDELARRADRLFGSAERVLGSITRRLGSLDSLDEVNTYFATDPMVAKVRSAAGELRSLGDAVRAEELDGRIKSAQQEAARALRDRLDLFSDGGETLRLGHHRFAVNTQPIDLTLVPHDGSLYFAITGTDYRSPVPASFEHTRPFWDQLLVSETPDVYRAEHLAASLLDSVTPGAPLSDLVRQAAESRYDEGYERGVHDHDATMILDTLVRLREGAGLLRYPAQVRAMAQLFWAFGVDEVSRKTFTTRAVSLIRARTVFGIAPALGSLATELGARIDAFMAGLAAHAPLTTGFSMAGEYLVEELAGSPIGFVTSKAARDLLDGFRQALGPVKLRGFEEDLKALPLPERLQLAHAWLSSYRQGLETAEAVAVQLCGDLPRHDSSATTAETVDGLLGTHPRIKDRKLHIQLDEILARTRHFREDRVPAYRAYQRSRNELVEAERNRLRLDEYKPKVMSAFVRNRLLDEVYLPLIGDNLAKQLGAAGAGKRTDQMGLLLLISPPGYGKTTLMEYVASRLGLVFVKVNGPALGHEVTSLDPADAPDATARQEVEKISFALETGNNTLLYLDDIQHTSPELLQKFISLCDAQRRIEGVWNGRTRTYDLRGKRFAVCMAGNPYTESGQRFRIPDMLANRADVWNLGDVLSGKDELFALSYIDNALTSNPVLAPLSGRDRGDVELLVRLAKGDTTVQPDQLKHPYTKPELDQILSVLAKLVRVQEVVLANNQAYIASAAQSDAARTEPPYRLQGSYRNMNKLAERIVPAMNDAELEVVIDDHYVGEAQTLTTDAEANLLKLAELRGRLTPDQAARWAEIKRAYLRAKALGGADDDPMARAVGAIGLLADRVGEVGTAIRETDR, from the coding sequence ATGAGCGTGGTCGCTGAGGCGCAGCTGGAGGCGGGAACCTATGAGGTACTCAGGAACCGCCTCCAGGCCCAGGCCAAGAGCCTCGCGGCGGCGGCCGAGACGCTCAACGGAGAGCGGCTGAAGGTCTTCGGCGGCGCCGAGCTGCGCCTGCTGGGCACCGAGCGCATCCGCACCGAGAACAACTGCGTGCCCCGGGACATCGTCTCCCTGGGTGACGTGATGTTGTTCGGCTACAACGTCTTCATCGGGCTCAAACCCGAGACGGCGGTGTCCGACGTGTTCGCGGTGCACCGGTTCTCCAGGGACGGCGACGCCTTCAGGTTCGACGCCGACAAGCTGGAGACGCTGGACGACCCGGCGTTCAAGAAGGACTTCGCCGAGCTCTACCGGTACTACAAGGAGACCAGGCTCCAGCAGCTCAGGCGGGTGGAGGGCAAGCTGCTCGCCGTGTTCCAGACCGGCCCTGGCGACATGCGGGTGCTGCGCTGGACGGTCGGGAACGACGGGATCCCGAAATATCTGGACAGCCGAGGCGAGCGCGACCATGTCTTCCCGCCGTCGCACGACTTCGAGTGGACGGTCACCACCCGGGACGATCACGTGCTCGGCCGGCACCCGCACATCTCGATCCAGGGCGAGGTGTTCGTCGAGACCGTCGGCGGCGACCTCACCATCAAGATCGAGGACAACACGGAGACCGGCGCCGGCATCTACGCCGAACCGGTCACCGAGGCGCTGCAGAGCCTGGCCGACGCCGACGTCGAGTACGCCAGGGTGGGGCCGTTGATCCTCATGCGGATCAGGCCGTACAAGGAGACCGAGTGGCGTCACCTGGTCTTCAACACCCGCACCAAGGCCGTGATCAGGCTGGACGGCATCGGCCAGGCCTGCCAGCGCCTTCCCGAGGACCAGGGCCTGATCTTCCCTGGCGGCTACTACCTGACGACCGGGGTCAGCAAGACGTTCGACACGGACGTGACGGACCTGGAGTTCGAGCGGGTGGTCCGCTCCCCCAACGGCGAGGACGTCCTGTACGTCTTCCACGCCAGGGGCGACGGGCGGTCGTTGCTGCTCCCGTACAACGTGATCAGGAAGGAGGTGGCCAACCCCATCGTCTGCCATGGGTACTCGCTGTTCGACGACGGCACGATGGTGGTCTTCCGCGCCACCTCCGAGGAGCCCACCCGGGTCCACCCGATGCAGGTCTGGCAGACGCCGTACGTCTCCGACACCTACGCCGCCGCCCAGCCCGCCGGGACCGGCCCGCTGGAACGCATCGGCAACGCCGATCTGGTGCGCGGGATCTCCGACTGCCTGTCCGTGGCACGCATGGTCGAGGAGATGGCGCCGTCGGCGGGCACGTTCGAAGGACTGATCGCCGCCTGCACGCGGGCCTTCGACTCCTACCACTGGCTCGGCGAGCACGGCCTGCGCGCGCCGCTCGCCGACGTCCGCGCCACCGCCGAACAGGTCCTCGACGAGTACGAGAACGTCGAGCACCTCACCCGCCAGGCCGCCGACACGCTGGCCAAGGCCACGGAGGAGACCACCCAGCTGGTACGCCAGGCGCGTGCCGACAGCCCCGCCACCGCCGACGCCTGGGTGACCATGCTGGCCACGCTCCGCCGCGCCCAGGGCCACCTGGTGACGCTGCGCGAGGTCCGCTACATCGACCTGGCCGCGCTGGACAGGCTGTCCGCCTCCGTGGCCGAGGAGGTGACCGCGACCGGCCGTCGTGCGGTCACGTTCCTCTCCGGTGAGGACGCGTTCACCTCCTACCACGCGGCCGTCGAGCAGCTTGCCGCCGACGCCGCCGCCATCGCCACGGTCGCCGAGGCCGCGCCCGTAGCCGAGCGGCTGGCGGAGCAGACGGAGGGCCTGGAGGTGGTCACGGAGGTCGTCGGCTCGCTGGACATCGCCGACGCCACCGTACGCACGTCCATCCTGGGGCGGATCGCGGAGGTGCTCGGCGGCGTGAACCGGGCCCGCGCCCTGCTCGACGGGCGCCGGCGCGAGCTGCTCGGCACGGAGGGCCGGGCCGCGTTCGCCGCCGAGTTCGCGCTGCTCGGGCAGGCCATCACCGGTGCGCTGGCGGTGGCCGACACGCCGGAGAAGTGCGACGAGCAGCTCGGGCGGCTCATGCTCCAGCTGGAGAACCTGGAGTCGCGCTTCGGCGAGTTCGACGACTTCGCCGCGCAGCTGTCGGCCAAGCGGGACGACGTCTACGAGGCGTTCTCGGCGCGCAAGCAGACCCAGCTGGATGAGCTGGCCCGGCGCGCGGACCGGCTCTTCGGCTCGGCCGAACGCGTTCTCGGCAGCATCACCCGCCGGCTCGGCTCCCTGGACTCGCTGGACGAGGTCAACACCTATTTCGCGACGGACCCGATGGTGGCCAAGGTCCGCTCGGCAGCCGGGGAGCTGCGTTCGCTCGGGGACGCCGTACGGGCGGAAGAACTGGACGGCCGGATCAAGTCCGCGCAGCAGGAAGCGGCACGGGCGCTCCGGGACCGCCTGGACCTGTTCTCCGACGGCGGCGAGACCCTCCGGCTCGGCCACCACCGCTTCGCGGTCAACACCCAGCCCATCGATCTGACGCTGGTGCCGCACGACGGGTCTTTGTACTTCGCGATCACGGGCACCGACTACCGCTCGCCCGTTCCGGCTTCGTTCGAGCACACCCGGCCCTTCTGGGACCAGCTCCTGGTGTCGGAGACGCCCGACGTCTACCGCGCCGAACACCTGGCCGCCTCCCTCCTGGACTCCGTCACTCCGGGCGCACCCCTGTCCGATCTGGTCCGTCAGGCCGCCGAGTCCCGGTACGACGAGGGCTACGAACGCGGGGTCCACGACCACGACGCGACGATGATCCTCGACACGCTGGTGCGGCTGCGTGAGGGCGCAGGGCTCCTGCGCTATCCAGCCCAGGTCCGGGCCATGGCCCAGCTGTTCTGGGCCTTCGGCGTGGACGAGGTTTCACGTAAAACATTCACCACGCGAGCGGTGTCGCTGATCCGTGCACGGACGGTCTTCGGCATCGCGCCCGCCCTGGGCTCCCTCGCTACTGAGCTGGGGGCCCGGATCGACGCCTTCATGGCCGGCCTCGCGGCCCATGCGCCGCTCACCACCGGCTTCAGCATGGCGGGTGAGTATCTCGTCGAGGAGCTCGCCGGCAGCCCCATCGGTTTCGTGACCAGTAAGGCGGCACGCGACCTCCTGGACGGTTTCCGCCAGGCCCTGGGCCCGGTCAAGCTGCGCGGGTTCGAGGAGGACCTCAAGGCACTCCCCCTCCCCGAACGCCTCCAACTCGCCCACGCCTGGCTGAGCTCCTACCGTCAAGGCCTGGAGACCGCCGAGGCCGTCGCCGTCCAGCTGTGCGGCGACCTCCCCCGCCACGACTCCAGCGCCACCACCGCCGAAACCGTGGACGGCCTCCTCGGCACCCACCCCCGGATCAAAGACCGCAAACTGCACATCCAGCTGGACGAGATCCTCGCCAGAACCCGCCACTTCCGAGAGGATCGTGTCCCCGCCTACCGTGCCTACCAGCGCAGCAGGAACGAGCTGGTCGAGGCGGAACGAAACCGCCTGCGCCTGGACGAGTACAAGCCCAAGGTCATGAGCGCCTTCGTCCGCAACCGCCTCCTCGACGAGGTGTACCTGCCGCTGATCGGCGACAACCTGGCCAAGCAGCTGGGCGCCGCGGGCGCGGGCAAACGCACCGACCAGATGGGCCTCCTCCTGCTCATCTCACCCCCCGGCTACGGCAAGACGACCTTGATGGAGTACGTGGCCAGCCGCCTCGGCCTGGTCTTCGTCAAGGTGAACGGCCCGGCGCTGGGCCACGAGGTGACCTCGCTCGACCCGGCGGACGCCCCCGACGCGACGGCCAGGCAGGAGGTGGAGAAGATCTCGTTCGCCCTCGAAACGGGCAACAACACCTTGCTCTACCTGGACGACATCCAGCACACCTCGCCCGAGCTCCTGCAGAAGTTCATCTCGCTCTGCGACGCCCAGCGCCGCATCGAGGGTGTGTGGAACGGCCGTACCCGCACCTATGACCTGCGCGGAAAGCGGTTCGCGGTGTGCATGGCGGGCAACCCGTACACCGAGTCCGGCCAGCGCTTCCGCATCCCCGACATGCTCGCCAACCGGGCCGACGTGTGGAACCTGGGCGACGTGCTGTCGGGCAAGGACGAGCTGTTCGCGCTGAGCTACATCGACAACGCGCTCACCTCCAACCCGGTGCTGGCCCCGCTGTCCGGCCGCGACCGCGGGGATGTCGAGCTGCTCGTCCGCCTCGCGAAGGGTGACACGACAGTCCAGCCGGACCAGCTCAAGCACCCGTACACGAAGCCGGAGCTGGACCAGATCCTCAGCGTCCTGGCGAAGCTGGTCCGGGTGCAGGAGGTCGTGCTGGCCAACAACCAGGCGTACATCGCCTCGGCCGCCCAGTCCGACGCCGCCCGCACGGAGCCGCCGTACCGGCTGCAGGGCTCGTACCGGAACATGAACAAGCTGGCCGAGCGCATCGTGCCCGCGATGAACGACGCCGAGCTGGAAGTGGTGATCGACGACCACTACGTGGGCGAGGCACAGACGCTGACCACGGACGCCGAGGCCAACCTGCTCAAGCTGGCCGAGCTGCGCGGCCGCCTGACCCCTGACCAGGCCGCGCGCTGGGCGGAGATCAAGCGGGCCTACCTCAGGGCCAAGGCGCTGGGCGGCGCGGACGATGACCCGATGGCCAGGGCGGTGGGCGCGATCGGTCTGCTCGCCGATCGGGTGGGGGAGGTCGGCACGGCCATCAGAGAGACCGACCGCTAA